Part of the Panthera uncia isolate 11264 unplaced genomic scaffold, Puncia_PCG_1.0 HiC_scaffold_2286, whole genome shotgun sequence genome, CGTCCTCTCGGACAGGTAAGGATAAAGAAGTCAATGCAATCTGAGGGACATTATCATTTTCATCCAAAACCTTCAATAAAACGGTGCAATGACCAGCCATGGGTGGGTGGCCTTTGTCCGTCGCGTCAATACGAATTTTgtataaatttactttttcaaaatctAAATTCCCTCTAATTACTATTTCTCCAGTATTTGGATCTATTTTAAACTGGTCGCTAACCATGGTTGGAATGAGACTATTAAAAGAGTATGAAATCTCCCCATTCACTCCTTCATCCCGATCAGAAGCATTAAGTCTGATTACTATTGTTCCGTTAGCCGAGTTTTCGAATATTCTTACTTCATATTCAGTCTGTTCGAAACCGGGAGCATTGTCATTCACGTCCAGCACAGTGACCAGCAGCTGAACAGTGCCTGTGAGTTCAGGTTTGCCTCCGTCGGTGGCTGTCAGAAATAAGTTATGTTCGGGAGCTTCCTCTCTGTCCAAGGAGTTCTTTAATACGAGCCCAATTTGTGTATTGTCATCACTGTTTGTTTTCACATCTAGGGAGAAGTATTCGCTggaactgagtctataggttaaAAGAGAATTTGAGCCAACATCCGCATCTGACGCGCCCTCTAGTGGAAACAGAGAATCTGGCAGCCTTGATTCGTAAATCAGCACTCTTTGTTCCTTTAAACGAAACACAGGCGGGTTGTCATTAATGTCCTTCACCACCACTTCCACATGGAAAACCTGCAGCGGCCTGTCCACGATCACCTCCAGGTGGATGCTGCACTCCGCGTTTCGCCCACACAGTTCCTCGCGGTCGATCCGAGAATTCACAAACAAAATACCATTCTGCAGATTTACCTCGAGAAGATCCCCGCGGCCTTTGGACTCGACTCGGAAAAGGCGCGGCACCAGCTCCGCCAGCTCCAGCCCCAGGTCCTGGGCGATGCGGCCTACGAAGGTGCCATGTTTAGCCTCCTCCGGGACTGAGTACTGAACCTGGCAGCTGCCCTCCTCCCAGGCTACGAGCAGCAGAAGCGAGAGCAGCAGACACCGAGATCCCAGTGGTCCTTCCAGGGTAATAACCATGTcaaatacttgttttatttccatcAGAAGATCTTGCCTCGTCATTAAGATGAAATATTGTATGATCCGACTCTGTTAATCCAATTCTGCGCCTGCCATCACTCAGCGCTTGTGGAACCAAGCAGTAACAGGAGGAATGAATTTTGAATACTGTAACAACTAGATTAACTTCATGGTAGACAGCGACATCATGCGACTACAAAGGGTAAGAAATGAATTCACATAACTTCGCTACGCTATagtcctttaaattaaaaaaaaatcttattttgccTTAATTTAATAGTAAATCTCcttatgtttgtaattttcaGAGCCATTTTCATCTCGTCTGACTTCTTTTATGAATTTAGACTAGGGTAAGGGATCAGATAATTCATAAACAACTTTCTCCCAATAATTTAATTACTGTTATCAACCAGGTTAGAAAATTTGTGATCTTAAGTAAGCCTGGGAATTAGAAGTGCAAACTATCCTAATCTCTTTATGTAGAGAAGAAACTTGTGCATATTCTTCTGTTACAggatatgttattatattttgctATGGGTaaagaatgtaattttaaattaacaaattttatccacattttaaaaatcttatagaTTGCagtccattatttcttttttcagtaaatatcaaATACTCCTAAGActgtttcttttacttaataatggaagatgggggcgcctgggtggctcaatgggttaagtgtcagacttcagctcaagtcatgatcttgcagttcgtgagtttgagccccgcattgggctctgtactgacagctcagagcctggagcctgcttctgattctgtctccctctctctctgctcctcccctgctcatgcgctctctctctctctctctctctctctctctcaaaaataaataaacattaaaaaaatttaatgatggaagatgaaaattttagtgcatattctttccatttctaaattTCCCTGCAGCTTTTATTAGGCCTCCCCTTCAAAAAATTTTCCTTAACATACTTGATTCTTGCAAATTCTAGTGGAATATCTACCCATAGTTCTTTGCTGCTCTGATCCTTCAGCTGCTCCTAAATGAGTTCATCCTTTTCTCTCAATCTTAACTTTGTATATGCTTTCCTTTAAGTGTCCTCATCCATTTCCAATGTTTCAAATAAGACTTTTATTGAAGTTATTCCCAAACCCacaccttccttccctctttctatGGTTCTCATTGACATTTTTACCTATGCATGGTGATGACtctcagaaaataatttgattacaCTTTGAAGATTATGAAGAGACATCATTAACAACCCCCAAATTCAAACCCTTGAAATTCTCATTTTGATTTAATGCAGTGAACATTGTACATGTCACCTGTATGAATTTTTTATCAGTCCTCATCCCTTACTTGCCCTATTCAAAGTCTGTCAACAGTccatctgtcttttctttcacatactaccatatttattttcatgagtaCAGTTAAAGGTAGAAATTCCATGACATTAGAATAACTTCTACACGACCTGAGATGGGATCAAAACCAACattcccagttttatttttgacTACTCTCCAATGTGAattctattttgcagatgaaatagATCACCTCCTTGTCTTCTTCGTCAGTGCAACCTTTGTTCAAAGTGTTTCTAAAATTACCTCTCTCTTTACCTATAAAAATGTTATCCTGATATCAAAGTCAAGCCCAAATGTAAATTTTACCATGAATTCATCTGTAATGTTATCAGCTGGAGATGATTAAACTCTTcctcaaaatgagaaaatgagagtcACAAAAGGATTTGTCAAATGGACACATACCACCACCCATGCTCCAAAATTCTCATATACTTGCAAAATCCGCACAGACTACTGTAATACCAAGATGAGAAGCTTCATCTTAAACTAATTAACCTAGATCTATCTAATATTCCCTATCGCTGAATTTCTATTGCTTTTAGTGTGGGTACACAAAGAGTTCATATGCTAATGAATAATAACATCcaaatgaaaatttcctttgcTTGCAGGAAATTAGCCTTGAGAAAAGATATATTAGCTTTCAGTCTTATTATTGAAGGTTTTCTAGAGCAGTTaagatttttcataaattttgctGTAAGTCAAGAGTCCCTCTGAATATCAACTTTAATACTAgctaattaggggcgcctgggtagatcagttggttaagtgtctggcttaggctcaggtcatgatctcagagttcgtgggttcagaccccacatcaggctctgtgctgacaaactCAGAGCCttgacctgctttggattctgtgtctccctctctctctgctcctcccctgctcatgctctgtctctctctcaaaaataaacattaaaaaattgaattagcTAATtaaagttaaggggtgcctggttggctcagtcaactaagtgtcccactcttgatgtcagttcaggtcgccatcccagggtcctgggattgagccccatgtcaggctctgtgctgagcgtggagcctgctaaagattctcactctctccctctcccccgcttttgtgctctctctctaaaataaaagaattaaaacttttttaatttagaaatattcaaGGAGGTATACCGAGTGACTTGATACAGAAGTTGGAAGGGAAACATTTTAAACCACTGTAAACCATATAAGtatatttcatattcaaaaataaatgaagcctctaaagttaaaaaattaatcataaatatCAAATTCATCATAAGTATGTGAAAGCCAACCATTTAGAGAAACCTGAAAAGAATCATTCAGTAtacaaatattacttaaaaaggaagttaaggggtgcctggctcagtcagttaagcatccaactttggctcaggtctccatctcacagtcaccagtttgagccccatgccaggctctgttcagacagttcagagcctggaggctgcttgggattctgtgtctccctctctctctgcctacccctccactcatgctctatctctctcaaaaaataaaataaatattaaaaaataaataattttaaaagaaacacttcactgtaaaaaaaattaactgtcaTAATAGgagactttgaaaataaataactcCACCAAATATGTCATACAAGTATCTTCCTACATTTCCTAaagattgaaaattaaaatatttattaaaaatttaattttggaaaCACTTTCTATTGTGCAACAAACACTAGTCCATTAACTCCaacttttaaaacctaaaaaaggGGAGGTATGTTACTGAAATAAATCTATTAGTGCAAAGCGATTATATGCAACAAACTAAAATGAATTCTAACCATAACCaattttaagtaaatgaattaataccAATTCAGAATTTACATCTAAATGATGAGACAATAATCAAATATAaaaccataatttaaaataaaaagatggaaggaaatattaaatattaaagactTAACGAAAATTTTTgtgaataatatttttgagactCACGATGTCTGCAGAGCCGGGACCTTGAGGTAGGCTGGGGCTGAAGGCCATGAGGTCGGTCTTGGGCGGACCCTCCCCAGAGCACACCCTCTGCCGCCTCTGCTGCGAGTACGACCAGCTCCCCACCGCGCTGGAACACACCAGCGTGGGCTTCCCCGGCCCGCACGCGCCCTCGCTGGGCGGCGCCGAGCACCGCAGCGCCACGTACAGCAGCAGCGTGAGCACCAGCAGGCTGGACACCGCGCAGATGGCGATGATCAGGTACACGTTGACATCCACCAGCGCCGTCTCCGCGCCGGCGGCGCCCGCCAACACCCGCGACGAGGCCTTGGGCGCCTGGCCGCTCTCCACCAGCGACAGCAGCACGGTGGCCGTGGCCGTCAGCGCCGGCTCGCCGTGGTCCCTCACCAGCACCAGCAGGCGCTGGCGCGGCGAGTCCGCCTCGTCCAGGCTGCGCGTCGTGCTGATCTCGCCCGTGTACAGCGCCACGCGGAACGGGCTGCGCGCGCCACCCGCCGCCGGCTGCAGCTCGTACGACAGCCACGCGTTGTAGCCCGAGTCGGCGTCCACCGCGCGCACCTTCGCCACCACGTGGCCCGCGCCCACCGACCGCCACACCAGCTCGCTCACCGcgccgcccgcgccgcccgccCCAGGCAGCGGCAGCAGCGCGGGCGCGTTGTCGTTCTCGTCCAGCACGAACACCTGCAGCGTCACGTTGCTGCCCAGCGGAGGCACGCCCGCGTCGCGCGCGCTCACTTGGAACTGCAGCAGCTCCAGCTCCTCGTGGTCCAGCGGCTGCAGCGCGTACACCTTGCCGCTCTCCGCGTGCACCGACACGTAGCTCGACAGCGCACGCTCGCCCACCCGCCGCTCCACCAGCGAGTAGGACACCAGCGCGTTCTCCTGCGCGTCCGCGTCCCGCGCGGACACCGTGAAGATGTGGCAGCCGGGAGGGTTGTTCTCCTTCACGAACACCGTGTACTCGGCCTGCGCGAATGTCGGCGCGTTGTCGTTCACGTCGGCCACTTCCACGGACACGCTGGCCGTGGCCGACAGCGAAGGCGAGCCCCCGTCCCGTGCGGTCACCAGCAGCTCATAGTTCGCCACGCTCTCGCGGTCCAGGGCGCTGTCCAGCACCAGCGAATAGTAATTCTTGAAGGTGGACACCAGCTTGAAGGGGATGTGAGGCATCAGAGAGCAGGTCACCTGGCCATTAGCTCCAGAATCACGGTCGGACACGCTGATCAGGGCGATGACAGTGCCCACCTGAGCATCTTCTTGTACCGGAAGAGCCAAAGAAGTGATAGCCACCTCAGGTGAATTATCATTTTCATCCAGAATTTCCACTAAGACAGTGCAGTGACCAACCATAGGTGGGTTTCCTGTATCTGTCACATCTACATGAATTTCATAAGTGTTACTATCCTCAAAGTcaatagcatcatttattcgtaTTTCTCCCGTTTTTTCATTCATTAGAAATTTCCTTCTTACACTGGATGGAACCAAAGCACTAAATGAATAtatcatttctttgtttattccttCATCCGCATCAGACGCATTCAGCCATATTACTAACGTTTGGTTCGCtgaattttcatacattttaactTCATAAACGGATCGGTCACACATAGGCGCATTATCATTGGCATCCAACACCAAGATCAGCAGAGTAACAGATCCAGTATATTCGGGTTTGCCTCCATCGGTTGCCGTTAATGATAACTGAAGCTGAGGATTTTCTTCACGATCCAGCATTTTTCCTAGAACAAGCACTGGAAATTTGCCTTTGTCTTTTTTGCTtataatatcaagaatgaaaaactCATTTGGACTGAGTCTATAAGTAAGCACTGCATTCTCTCCAACATCAGCATCAGATGCGCCTTCTAGCGGAAATCGAGAGTCAAGCAGTCGAGATTCGGGTATTGAAAGCTTTTGTTCTGAGACGGAGAAGACTGGTGGGTTGTCGTTAATGTCCTTCACCTCCACCTCCACATGGAAAACCTGCAGCGGCCTGTCCACGATCACCTCCAGGTGGATGCTGCACTCTGCGTTCCGCCCGCACAACTCCTCCCGGTCGATCCGAGCATTCACAAACAAAATACCATTCTGCAGATTTACCTCCAGAAGATTCCCGCGACCTTTGGACTCCACTCGGAAAAACCGCGGCACCAGCTCCGCCAGCTCCAGCCCCAGGTCCTGCGCGATGCGGCCCACGAAGGTGCCGTGTTTGGCCTCCTCCGGGACCGAGTAGTGGACCTGACCGCTCCCCGCCTTCCAGGCTGCGACGAGCAGAAGCAAGAGAAGCACGCGCCAGTCTCTTGGCCCCCTGGGTCTGTAGACCAACATCATACCTTTCTGCCGATTTACAAATTGATGAATCAGCGGTCTAGAACAACTGCTGCCTGAATTTTCCTATTCGATTTCTTACATCCACTTTTATGGAAACGGCCGAGATCTGCGAATGTAGTTCCTTTCTAGTCCTCGAGAAACAGGATTATGCCtttgttccaaaaaaaattttgtggAAGACAGCGACATCCGGTGGCTGAATGTGTAAGTACAATTCCGTGAGTTTTAACAACTTGTCTTTCATTCACAGCGTTTGATTCTATTTGTACATATTTGTAGCTCTATGGATCTTCAAAACTTCACATGAGGTCTCTTTTGTACATAATAATAATCATTGTCGACCTTCAGTTCAGCGTTTTCTTAAATTCAGAATCTCGGGAAGTAATTTCTTCCCCCTGACTCTCATTAGCTACATTTGAAAATgctcttaatattttataataccaGTGTATTAGTTTTTTGCTGGATAACAAATTTATATGTCTTCAAGTTTGATActtaattcatttctctttctcattatttttgcGATTAAATAAACCTTACCAGACGCTAATCTCAAGTATCACTTCTCTGTGAGGTGTTTGAAACTCTTAAATTTCAGTCATCACTAGAAAGTTGAGAGAACACCAGCTCAATATTGGAAATGACTCCATTCTGATTCCTATTCTTAAACTTACTGGTTGtgtgactctctctgtctctgtttccagTTTCATAACATTCATACAATAATAATGTGGGGGTTGTGTGAATTATGATACATTAAATACCTAGGATATTACCTTAAGGAGACCTAGGATATTACCTTAAGGAAAGTGAGTGGCTCATAAATGGCAATATTTTCAGCCCTCGATTTAgccacatttattttcataatggtCGAGACCAAAATCAGCTTTTTGGTAAAAATTATTACCTATATAATATTATCACTCTGCAATACCTTTACGATTGCTACTACACAGGCTGAGTGGTGGGTGGTTCCCATCTTAGGAAAGCAGAAAAGTACTTTTTTTGAGAAATCAGTTATACAGGGAGAAGttacattttttatatgtatCTTACATgggaaaaaagaactttaattATGATTCTAAAGATAAGCACTTTCATCTTTGTTATATTTAAGCTTTTTGAGTACCCCAAATATACAGTTTGGGAATTATCTAATAGTTTTATCAGTGTCAACAAAATATTCATCATCACCTGgagtaaaatattttctctcttgaaGTTTTTAGAATCAAGTATTTAGCAGATGAAATTCTCTATTAATATATCTGCActactgaaaaaagagaaaaagttctttttttcccaaaaaggaaaaacttaataATAGGACCTTTGGTCTTATCCAAaggttattttctttactttaatGATATTGTAAGTTATAACAGAGATCAATAATTTTGAATTCTTTCAGTTGCTATTAAGAGCTGAAAAACAGACTAACACTTATGAACAAAAAAAGTGACAGGAATGAGAGTCATTTAATTCATGGATTCATGTGTGCCactaaattgtttttataatcttCTACTTCTTCAGATTGACCCTAGGTGAAAATCCATTCAAATTCTGGTTTTAGTGGCTATTTTTCTTGTAAAGCACAAATTAAAGTGTAACAACTTATGTATCTATCTACGATACCAATCAATGTTTAGTTTGAGCTACTttctggaatctaaaaataagtttattagtGAATAATCATCGCAACACAAGGTAATAATATAAACTATACTCCATTCCTGTTAATGTGCATTTTATAGCAAGTAATAGCATAAATGTGCCAGTTAAATCTGCAATAATGAATACAAAGCAGGGATAGTTAAATTATATACTCTCAAATAATAGGAACTTGCTTCACTAAGTGTCTCATAAGCCTATTAGATCTAAAACTTCAGCTGAATAAGAAACACCTGGAGTGCTTACTGAAAAGCAAGTTTGCCAGTCCTACTTATTTCAGAAATTGTGGAGTAGAGTCTGGGAACCAGAATGTTCAATAAGGACTCCAGATGTTGCTAATGCAGTTAGCATTATCAGGTC contains:
- the LOC125917721 gene encoding protocadherin alpha-6-like translates to MTRQDLLMEIKQVFDMVITLEGPLGSRCLLLSLLLLVAWEEGSCQVQYSVPEEAKHGTFVGRIAQDLGLELAELVPRLFRVESKGRGDLLEVNLQNGILFVNSRIDREELCGRNAECSIHLEVIVDRPLQVFHVEVVVKDINDNPPVFRLKEQRVLIYESRLPDSLFPLEGASDADVGSNSLLTYRLSSSEYFSLDVKTNSDDNTQIGLVLKNSLDREEAPEHNLFLTATDGGKPELTGTVQLLVTVLDVNDNAPGFEQTEYEVRIFENSANGTIVIRLNASDRDEGVNGEISYSFNSLIPTMVSDQFKIDPNTGEIVIRGNLDFEKVNLYKIRIDATDKGHPPMAGHCTVLLKVLDENDNVPQIALTSLSLPVREDAQLGTVIALISVSDLDSGANGQVTCFLTPHVPFKLVSTFKNYYSLVLDSALDRESVADYALVVTARDGGSPSLSATASVSVEVADVNDNAPTFAQAEYTVFVKENNPPGCHIFTVS
- the LOC125917720 gene encoding protocadherin alpha-10-like; translation: MMLVYRPRGPRDWRVLLLLLLVAAWKAGSGQVHYSVPEEAKHGTFVGRIAQDLGLELAELVPRFFRVESKGRGNLLEVNLQNGILFVNARIDREELCGRNAECSIHLEVIVDRPLQVFHVEVEVKDINDNPPVFSVSEQKLSIPESRLLDSRFPLEGASDADVGENAVLTYRLSPNEFFILDIISKKDKGKFPVLVLGKMLDREENPQLQLSLTATDGGKPEYTGSVTLLILVLDANDNAPMCDRSVYEVKMYENSANQTLVIWLNASDADEGINKEMIYSFSALVPSSVRRKFLMNEKTGEIRINDAIDFEDSNTYEIHVDVTDTGNPPMVGHCTVLVEILDENDNSPEVAITSLALPVQEDAQVGTVIALISVSDRDSGANGQVTCSLMPHIPFKLVSTFKNYYSLVLDSALDRESVANYELLVTARDGGSPSLSATASVSVEVADVNDNAPTFAQAEYTVFVKENNPPGCHIFTVSARDADAQENALVSYSLVERRVGERALSSYVSVHAESGKVYALQPLDHEELELLQFQVSARDAGVPPLGSNVTLQVFVLDENDNAPALLPLPGAGGAGGAVSELVWRSVGAGHVVAKVRAVDADSGYNAWLSYELQPAAGGARSPFRVALYTGEISTTRSLDEADSPRQRLLVLVRDHGEPALTATATVLLSLVESGQAPKASSRVLAGAAGAETALVDVNVYLIIAICAVSSLLVLTLLLYVALRCSAPPSEGACGPGKPTLVCSSAVGSWSYSQQRRQRVCSGEGPPKTDLMAFSPSLPQGPGSADIVSLKNIIHKNFR